AGACTGGCTATGAGATTTTAACCGATCGCACCAAAGTTTAATCGGCTGGTTGCAAAAATCATTAAAAAAATATCCCATCTGTAGGGTGCGTCAGCAGCAAAAAATCCTGGACATCGCCAGAAATTAATTATTGGTACTGACGCACCCTGTACTAAGGGAATTTGGGATAAGGGATAATTTATCAACCATCTCTCATCAAATAGTATTATTTGGTTCTTCCAAAAATGTCAGTTCGCAATCCATTACTGCACCACTGGGAAGCTTTACACTGACGCTATTCAACCTGTTTGGATATAAATCGACGATAAAAATTAAACCTAGAAATTTATGTTGTACTGGCTTGTTAGCAATGTAAAATTTAGTAGCAGATTGAATATCCATCTGTTTTACTGTTAGTTTATCTAGATTTTGCCTTGACTATAAAATATAACCTATTTTACAACCATTTTCAGGTAAATAGACCACGCTTTTGGGGCGCAAGGCCTTGGCTTTTGGGGCGCAAGGCCTTGGCTTTTGGGGCGCAAGGCCTTGGCTTTTGGGGCGCAAGGCCTTGGCTTTTGGGGCGCAAGGCCTTGGCTTTTGGGGCGCAAGGCCTTGGCTTTTGGGGCGCAAGGCCTTGCGCCCCTACGAATATCTGTGGTTCAAATGAATGAAAATCGCTGTAATTTATCTAGCAACTATGGTATCTTGTTCACGAGCTGCGACAACGAGAACTAAACAAAGAATAGCGATCGCTTTTTCCCATTCGTCCCTTACCTTGATATCTTCGACACCATCAAACAGTCCCACCAAGCGGGGAATAGAAGCTTCTAAAGCTGGACGAGGTACGGGACGGTGTAATTCTACGAGGCGAGTTAAACTTTCTTGATGATGGAGAAAACCAACCACCCATTTTGTTGTATGGTCTGGACTATCAGGAACCCGTTTGACGCCTAACTCATTTTTAAGCCAGTTGTAAAAAGGTGGTAGTTCTTTAGCTAAAACTGCTCCTGCTGTGGGTAAGGTTTCTTTCAACAAATTTATGTTTAAGCTCTCTAGTTCTTGCTTAAGTTGTGGGGAATTCAGCAACTCATTGAGTGGTTTTGAGAGGATAGTTTCTAGTTCAGTCTGGGAATAATCTACGTGTTGGGTGAAAGTTGAAAGTAGTGACGACATTTTTCAGCACTCCAGAAATAATTAATTATTATCTGTTTTTTTCTCTGGTTTTTGCTAATTTTCTCACGTTGAGCGAATGAAGTCAAAAGTTAGGAAGACCGATAAATTCCTTCGTTGCTAATCAGCGACTCATAGCAAAAATCTGTTCAGCCGTGAGGGGAATGTTCAGAAATAATCTAGAATCAATGCGATCCTGTCCGCGAAACACCTTTGGGGCTAAATACTCTCCATCTTCAAGGTGGTAGATTGTAATCGTCGGCTGCTTGGGAGAGCCAATGAAGCGAATACCACCAAAAGCAGCATAGTCCACAATGATGTACTCTAAAACGCCCAACTCCTCTCTTCTCTCCGAGAGGCTGCGCCAACGAGACGCTACGCGAACATATTCAGCAAGTTTGGTCAGATAGTCGTCCTTCCAGTTGTTGCTAACGACCTCAATGATTCCCGGTGGTGGAATATATGCAGCAGCAGAACTAGAAATAGTTTTCATCCGCTGCCATTCTTCCCTAGCAAATATGATAATATCTGCTTTGCGACTTTTTTCCTTTTCTGGTGGTGTTGACTTCAGCCGAACCTGCTTAGACTGTCGCGACACGTAAGGTAGGTCATTTTCTTGGCAGTGATTTTCGAGGTAGGTACACAGCCGGTGGATCAAATCCTCATGATTTGCATTTGGTTCTGTTGACACTCCTTAGCCTTTAGGCTAAGGATTCTTGGTTCAACGAGTCCACTTAGCCTAGACCCCTTGCGGTATCTAAGCCAGAGGTGGTTCTCTCCCCTAGCGTTAACTTTTGGTCTGCCCGACCATAGTTGCACATAGTGCAAAATTTGTTTGCAGTTTAATGCTGTTAGTCTAGTACCTGTAAATCTTTTACCTACTTCCAGGCGATACTAGAACTACGAAGTAGAACCCCATAGATTTAGTTGTCTTGGCGTAGCCTCTCCCTTTGGGAGAAGGTGCAGCGTCTACTTGTTAGGTAGCAAATGGGTTTTTTATGTGGTTGATTACCCTTCCACAAAGCCCATTATACCAAAAGCCGTCGTAGAACGACGGGGTTTTAGACCCAGATTTTTGATAATGGCACAGGAATTCCATCTAATAGCTCAAACTCTCTACCTGAACCATCGTCCCAGGTAAGAAACTCTTCAAAAGTCAGTGGTTGTGTGACGCTTGCGTACATCACCCGCGCTCCATTGCTGACGTGTACTTCAATGCTATCAAAATGTACAGCTTTTACAGCAATTTTCACTCATTTGAACCACAGAGCTTCGTAGGGGCGCAAGGCCTTGCGCCCCAAAAGCGTGGTCTATTTACCTGAAAATGGCTGTAATAAAAAATCGTTCCCTAATCAAACTAAGGAACGATTTTCAAAGGTTAAAATTGGTAATTATTAAGCCTTTTTCAACCAGCTAAACATAGCGCGTAAATCTTTACCTACTTCCTCAATGGGATGTTCAGCTTCTTGACGACGTAAAGCAGTAAATCCTGGTTTACCAGCTTGGTTTTCCAGAACAAATTCCCGTGCAAATTGTCCTGATTGAATTTCGCTGAGAATCTTCCGCATTTCGGCTTTGGTTTGCTCAGTCACAATCCGCGGACCACGGGTATAATCGCCATACTCAGCCGTGTTAGAAATGCTATCGCGCATTTTGGCTAAACCGCCTTCCACAACTAAGTCAACAATCAATTTGACTTCGTGTAGACATTCAAAATAAGCCAATTCTGGTTGATAACCTGCTGCGACTAAAGTCTCAAATCCAGCCTTGATTAAAGCACTTAAACCACCGCATAATACTGCTTGTTCGCCAAACAAATCTGTTTCAGTTTCTTCCCGGAAAGAAGTTTCCAGAACACCGGCACGAGTACCACCAATACCTTTAGCATAAGCCAAGGCGCGATCGCGTGCCTTACCACTAGCATCTTGATAAACTGCAAATAGCGCAGGTACACCTTCCCCTTGTTCATAAGTCCGGCGTACCAAATGTCCTGGCCCTTTGGGTGCTACCATCACCACATCTATGTTTGCGGGTGGTACAACTTGACCAAAGTGAATATTAAAGCCGTGAGCAAAAGCTAGAACATTACCTTCTTCTAAATTTGGTTCAATTTCGTTTTTGTAAACTGCCTTTTGCACTTCATCAGGCAATAAAATCATAATCACGTCAGCAGCATTAGCAGCATCGGCAACATTTTTCACCGTTAAACCTGCAGCTTCCGCTTTGGCTACTGACTTACTGCCAGGATATAGCCCGACAATGACATTTACACCACTATCTTTCAAATTCAGGGCGTGGGCATGACCTTGCGAACCGTAACCGATAATCGCCACGGTTTTTCCTGTAAAAAGGTCTAAATTTGCATCTGTGTCATAATACATCCTGGCCATAGAAGCATCTCCTGTCAGCAAGCATTCTCATTAATTGGCAGACTTTTGATTGTACCGCAAATTGAGTAACCAATTATTGGAAGTCCCTAAATTAGAATTTAATTCCCAATTGCCCATTAAATCCACGAATAGAATTATAACCAGCACCCACAAAAATATGATCCGTAGCACCTATCTGAACACCACCAGAAAACGCCACACCTTTATCGTTTGAATATAGTCCTACTCCTACATAAGGAGAAATCAGTGGTAAACTCAGAAATTTGAGAACATCTACACCCGTCAAATCCTTAGGCCCTCTACCTAACTCTACACCCAAATTCAAAGCCCTAGCCCCCACAGCATAGGTTGTATCACCATCGTTCCCACCCACGGAGACCCAAGGTTGTGGTAAAAGTTGAGCGGATGCTTGATTTGGGGCGAATAAAGCTAATAAACCTAGTGATGTAATTAGTGTTTTGGCAATAATTGCTTTTTTCA
The Gloeotrichia echinulata CP02 DNA segment above includes these coding regions:
- a CDS encoding Uma2 family endonuclease, whose product is MSTEPNANHEDLIHRLCTYLENHCQENDLPYVSRQSKQVRLKSTPPEKEKSRKADIIIFAREEWQRMKTISSSAAAYIPPPGIIEVVSNNWKDDYLTKLAEYVRVASRWRSLSERREELGVLEYIIVDYAAFGGIRFIGSPKQPTITIYHLEDGEYLAPKVFRGQDRIDSRLFLNIPLTAEQIFAMSR
- the ilvC gene encoding ketol-acid reductoisomerase produces the protein MARMYYDTDANLDLFTGKTVAIIGYGSQGHAHALNLKDSGVNVIVGLYPGSKSVAKAEAAGLTVKNVADAANAADVIMILLPDEVQKAVYKNEIEPNLEEGNVLAFAHGFNIHFGQVVPPANIDVVMVAPKGPGHLVRRTYEQGEGVPALFAVYQDASGKARDRALAYAKGIGGTRAGVLETSFREETETDLFGEQAVLCGGLSALIKAGFETLVAAGYQPELAYFECLHEVKLIVDLVVEGGLAKMRDSISNTAEYGDYTRGPRIVTEQTKAEMRKILSEIQSGQFAREFVLENQAGKPGFTALRRQEAEHPIEEVGKDLRAMFSWLKKA